From Paenibacillus physcomitrellae, the proteins below share one genomic window:
- a CDS encoding DEAD/DEAH box helicase → MNVKLTKKSIKQWCGAHAYQKGERINRGQKVSFVQFEEDTGRYTAEITHQGHHEVQLDFEGISQDGRPEAVCSCPTLDSYDAFCCHIAAVLLRLYELHQADNDNAGFDREAGALPAHAGVVRSALQTSDGRIPSAPSALGLNQPENRAGSPALAERLLGLFEDKPVRPVHNRTLVETRNLLQVEFIVKLLEFYPYTFLFGIELKVGPKSLYIVKNIASFLDQLRRGESAALSPRFSYDPELHSFAAEDEAILQLLGEGLQDRALYRETDRLGAIFAPGASSGRQLLLPPQVWKSLLPLLLKAPKVTLMDGERKYEGISVSEEPLPLRFELDKADSGSEDYEWLADGLERIKVLEPYRLAFLEGRLLPLSSKTCKQLAELKAILEEGSSKGGSLAVRIPGSHIEAFMKKAVPGFKRLGSVSIAPAVAEKVTQVPLQAKLYLDRVRDRLLAAVEFQYDTVVINPLEEERAQPGSHRILVRDAEREQQILDILEQQPFTKTEAGYYMDEEESEFHFLYTVVPQLEKLLKVYATTAVKIRVHKLDELPKVSLQVSATETLNWLEFRLNMGWIPETEIRSLIKSLEEKRRYYRLPSGSLLPLDSGELQEMAEFLKETGLLHHEIEGSTIRLPLTRGLPFISQGSGSEIVKLDRPVRQLLENLRNPDNLDFPVPASLSSVLRDYQTLGYQWLKTLAYYGFGGILADDMGLGKTLQSIAYIASVLPEIRQQNRPALVISPGSLIYNWRDELRKFAPDIRVLIADGTQTERSAKLRRLEEVDIVVTSYPLLLRDQEQYAKEPFHTLILDEAQAFKNPGTQTARAVKSIQAGFRFALTGTPVENRLEELWSIFHVVFPALFQDLKTFGNLTRKEVAKRAKPFMLRRWKRDVLQDLPEKIESMKPAELLPEQKKLYAAYLAKLQQDTLKHLSVDGYQKSRIKILAGLTRLRQICCHPALFVEGYKGSSAKLEQLMEIVEEGRANRKRMLIFSQFTEMLGLIGGALDDVGVPYFYLDGSTPVRERVELCRRFNEGEMDVFLISMKAGGTGLNLTGADTVILYDLWWNPAVEQQAADRAHRMGQKEVVQVIRLIAKDTMEEKMYELQHNKKQLIDEVMGQGGEAVGGASLTEQELREILRL, encoded by the coding sequence ATGAACGTCAAATTAACGAAGAAATCGATCAAGCAGTGGTGCGGAGCCCATGCCTATCAAAAAGGAGAACGGATCAACCGCGGCCAGAAGGTCTCGTTTGTCCAGTTTGAGGAGGACACCGGCCGCTATACGGCGGAAATTACCCACCAGGGACATCACGAAGTCCAGCTGGATTTCGAAGGAATTAGCCAGGATGGCCGTCCGGAGGCCGTCTGCTCCTGCCCTACTTTGGATTCCTATGATGCGTTCTGCTGCCACATTGCCGCCGTGCTGCTCCGGCTGTACGAGCTCCATCAGGCCGATAACGATAACGCCGGCTTTGACCGTGAAGCCGGCGCCCTTCCTGCTCATGCCGGCGTTGTTCGTTCTGCCTTGCAGACTTCTGACGGGCGGATTCCCTCAGCTCCCTCTGCCCTCGGCTTGAACCAGCCGGAAAACAGAGCCGGCTCCCCTGCCCTCGCCGAACGTCTCCTCGGCCTCTTCGAAGACAAGCCGGTAAGACCCGTTCATAACCGCACACTGGTTGAAACCCGGAATCTGCTGCAGGTCGAGTTCATCGTCAAGCTGCTCGAATTCTACCCGTACACCTTCCTGTTCGGCATCGAGCTGAAGGTCGGTCCCAAATCCCTGTATATCGTCAAAAATATCGCTTCCTTCCTGGATCAGCTTCGCCGCGGGGAAAGCGCCGCCCTCTCGCCTAGGTTCAGTTACGATCCCGAGCTGCACAGCTTTGCCGCAGAGGATGAAGCCATCCTTCAGCTGCTTGGCGAAGGGCTGCAGGACCGCGCACTGTACCGGGAAACAGACCGGCTAGGTGCTATTTTTGCGCCGGGGGCAAGCAGCGGCCGCCAGCTGCTGCTCCCCCCGCAGGTCTGGAAGAGCCTGCTGCCGCTGCTGCTTAAGGCTCCCAAAGTGACGCTTATGGACGGAGAGCGGAAATATGAAGGAATCTCCGTCTCGGAGGAGCCGCTGCCGCTTCGTTTCGAGCTGGACAAGGCCGACTCCGGCTCTGAAGATTACGAGTGGCTCGCAGACGGACTTGAACGGATTAAAGTCCTGGAGCCCTATAGATTGGCATTCCTTGAAGGCAGGCTGCTGCCGCTTTCATCCAAGACCTGCAAGCAGCTGGCCGAGCTGAAAGCCATCCTCGAAGAGGGAAGCTCCAAAGGCGGTTCGCTCGCGGTCCGGATTCCGGGCAGCCATATCGAAGCCTTTATGAAAAAAGCCGTTCCCGGCTTCAAACGGCTCGGCTCCGTCAGCATCGCCCCGGCTGTTGCCGAGAAGGTCACGCAGGTTCCGCTCCAGGCCAAGCTGTACCTGGACCGGGTCCGTGACCGGCTGCTCGCCGCCGTAGAGTTCCAGTACGATACGGTGGTCATTAACCCGCTGGAGGAGGAACGCGCGCAGCCAGGCAGCCACCGGATTCTCGTCCGCGATGCCGAGCGAGAGCAGCAAATCCTCGACATTCTGGAGCAGCAGCCATTCACGAAGACGGAAGCCGGATACTATATGGACGAGGAAGAGTCCGAGTTCCATTTTCTTTATACGGTCGTCCCGCAGCTGGAGAAGCTGCTGAAGGTCTATGCCACAACAGCTGTGAAGATCAGGGTCCACAAGCTGGATGAGCTGCCAAAGGTCAGCCTTCAGGTATCGGCGACCGAAACGCTGAACTGGCTGGAGTTCCGCCTGAACATGGGCTGGATCCCCGAGACGGAAATTCGCAGCCTGATCAAATCGCTGGAGGAGAAACGAAGATATTACCGCCTGCCAAGCGGTTCCCTGCTGCCGCTGGATAGCGGCGAGCTGCAGGAGATGGCCGAGTTCCTCAAGGAAACGGGACTCCTGCACCACGAGATCGAAGGCAGCACAATCCGGCTGCCTCTAACCCGGGGGCTGCCTTTTATCAGCCAAGGCTCCGGCTCCGAGATCGTCAAGCTGGACCGCCCGGTCAGACAGCTTCTGGAGAATCTGCGGAATCCGGACAATCTGGATTTTCCGGTTCCGGCCTCTCTTTCGTCTGTGCTGCGTGATTATCAGACACTGGGGTACCAGTGGCTCAAAACACTGGCCTATTACGGATTTGGTGGCATCCTGGCCGATGACATGGGGCTGGGCAAAACGCTGCAGAGCATTGCTTACATCGCTTCCGTTCTGCCGGAGATCAGGCAGCAGAACCGGCCGGCCCTCGTCATCTCGCCGGGATCGCTCATCTATAACTGGCGCGACGAGCTGCGGAAGTTTGCGCCGGACATTCGGGTGCTCATTGCGGATGGCACTCAGACGGAGCGGTCAGCCAAGCTAAGGAGGCTTGAGGAAGTCGATATCGTCGTTACCTCCTATCCACTTCTGTTGCGGGATCAAGAGCAGTATGCCAAGGAGCCGTTTCACACGCTTATTCTGGATGAAGCGCAGGCGTTTAAGAATCCCGGCACCCAAACCGCACGGGCAGTCAAGTCCATCCAGGCCGGATTCCGGTTCGCTTTGACAGGCACTCCGGTCGAGAACCGTCTGGAGGAGCTGTGGTCGATTTTCCATGTCGTATTTCCGGCCTTGTTCCAGGATCTGAAAACCTTCGGCAATCTAACGCGCAAGGAAGTCGCCAAACGGGCGAAACCTTTTATGCTCCGCAGATGGAAGAGGGACGTACTTCAAGACCTGCCCGAGAAGATCGAATCCATGAAGCCGGCCGAGCTGCTGCCTGAACAGAAGAAGCTTTACGCCGCTTATTTGGCCAAACTCCAGCAGGATACGCTGAAGCATCTAAGCGTAGACGGTTACCAGAAGAGCCGGATCAAAATCCTCGCCGGGCTGACCCGTCTCCGCCAGATCTGCTGCCATCCGGCCTTGTTTGTAGAGGGCTATAAGGGAAGCTCTGCGAAGCTGGAGCAGCTGATGGAGATCGTGGAGGAAGGACGGGCCAACCGCAAACGGATGCTCATCTTCTCCCAATTCACGGAAATGCTCGGACTGATCGGCGGAGCGCTGGACGATGTGGGTGTTCCTTATTTCTACCTTGATGGATCTACGCCGGTCAGGGAACGGGTCGAGCTTTGCCGCCGCTTTAACGAAGGCGAAATGGACGTGTTCCTGATCTCGATGAAGGCGGGCGGCACCGGTCTTAACCTGACAGGAGCCGACACGGTCATTCTTTATGACCTGTGGTGGAACCCGGCCGTCGAGCAGCAAGCTGCAGACCGCGCTCACCGCATGGGGCAGAAGGAGGTTGTCCAAGTGATTCGGCTGATCGCCAAGGATACAATGGAGGAGAAAATGTACGAGCTTCAGCACAACAAGAAGCAGCTTATTGATGAAGTGATGGGCCAAGGGGGAGAAGCTGTTGGCGGCGCCTCCTTGACCGAGCAGGAGCTGCGGGAGATTTTAAGGCTTTGA